The DNA segment GCTTACTAATTTGGAAGCCAACAACATAACAATGTGCAACTAACTAATGTATATGTGGAAACAGCTTTAGACCAGCTGTTTTATTTAGAGTTCATTTAATATTCTTACAGCAAAAGATCTGTAATTCAGTTGTGATAAAATGCGAGTTAATATTAATTACGTAAAGTAATTGATTCTTCATAAACATGATTCTTCATATCAAAATTACCGATTAGAAACAAGTAGATTTGGATGTAAGTAGAACTGCCAACATGattcttcataaaaaaattaccgATTATAAAACTATCTATAATTTGAATTTAAGATTAGttgtttataaaaacaaaaaacaaaaaacaaaagattatttgtttattatctTTTGGACGCAATTTCTGATTAATAAATGAAATCAAAATGTGCCTAGTAGCGAATAGATTTAACATGTTGTCCTTAGTCAAACCAGTAATGCTGCTTAATTTATTTGAATAGGAGTTTAAACGACTTTTTGGGGTCCAATACGAAAGTTACAATCTCTGAAACGTTCTTTGTTTTGCTTATAAAAGACTTTCTAATCTTCGTTACTAAGATTCTCTTACAACTGTTAATAGGTAAACCAACCAAAACCTAAATCACTCGTTCTATCTTGGTTTTTCTCTTCTCAAGACATAATCAACCGAAAATAACATGAAGAGAGACCGGTCCGACTACGAAGAATCCATCACAGATTTAGACATAGTAAAAAGTCTCATGATGTTATCTCAGAGTTTCGTGGTCAAGCAAATCGAGGTACAGCAATCAACCCGAAGCAGAACCAATGATAACCAATTCGAGTGCAAAACCTGTAATCGAAAATTTGATTCGTTCCAAGCTCTAGGAGGTCACAGAGCCAGCCACAAGAAACCTAAGCTGAGTATTGACCAAGAACAAGTTAAGCATCGTTACAATGAGAATGCTGCGCATAAGTGTTCAATCTGCGGTCAAATGTTTGGGACAGGTCAAGCTTTAGGAGGTCACATGAGAAAGCACAGGGAGAGCATGAGAACCGAACAACCGGTTGTCTCGTCTACGGTTTATCCGGTTTTGAACCGATGTAATACCAGCAAGTGCTTGGATTTGAATCTAACTCCATTGGAGAATGATCTTGTATATGTGTTTGGGAAGAATTTGGCTGATTTTAAGTTTGTAAACTAGTTTTTATTTGTGCATATCACTTAGGATTTGTAATTTAGTTGTAATTTCTCTTGTCAAACATTACTTTCATTCTTTTATATGTCATCTATGTATACACAAATTCATCAAACAAATTATTATGATTCCAGCAATGAGTACTAAAGTCTGAACATAAGAGTTATAAAGAATATGTAGAAAACACCATAGCACATAGATCCTCTCCTTTACTGGCGCCGTGGACGCGTTTTTTACTAACCACAACATGCTGATTTCTGAGTAGCTTGAGATGTCCCTGCTGCACCTtggtctgattggttgattgTGATTGTATGTGGctataaaatgatataaaaatcGATAATGTTAATACTCCAGGACTTATCATATGATTACTAAAGCTCTCGACTCATTACTCTATTGCTCCACTTAATGACggtgaaaataaattttaaagctCAACGAACCTCAGCTCTGGCATCGGTATCTGCAAGTCTTTGCTTGATGTCTTTACCAATTGAAAAGAAAACTTCCTCAACGTTTAAGTTAGTCTTGGCACTCTGCAAGATCAAACTCATCAAAGTAAGCTAAACTGAAACGAGTTGGGACATTTTCCTGTATGTGTTGACACGTAACAACGTACGGTCTCGAAAAACTTGATTCCGTATTCATCTGCAAGAGCTTGGCCTTTAGATGTTGGCACAGCCTgggaaacaaaacaaatcagtGTATCAGCCAAACACAATCATCATGTACAAATTAGTAGGAAGACACAAGGGAAGAggtaaaagagagaaaaagagactCGTTTGCTTTCATCCATATCAGCCTTGTTCCCCACTAGAATCTTGTTGACATTGTCAGAGGCGTGCTGCTCAATGTTACGGATCCAGTTCCTGATATCTGGAAACAATGGATagaaaagaacaaataaattttgattataaaataataaatggtGAAGAGATGGAAGAGATTGTTAGTTGCACAAGGAATAAAATGAATCAATCAAATTGTAAGTAGTTACTGTTGAAAGATGATTCATCGGTGACATCATACACGAGCAAAATGCCCATGGCTCCACGGTAGTATGCTGCAATGAGAAGAAACCACATAGGTGAGATTCCCACCATAGTGAGGAAAGGAAAGagaatgaatatatatatatatatatatataagagtaAGAGGAATTAAAAGAGAAACCAGTGGTGATAGTCCGGAACCGCTCCTGTCCAGCAGTATCCCAGATTTGCAGCTTAATTCTCTTCCCATCCAGCTCAATAGTCCGTATCTTGAAATCAATTCTGCCAACAACAAAAACTCAAGCACAGACAACTACATAGAGAAGAGGAGTCATGTAACGAAGAGCATACCCAATAGTTGTGATGAAACTGGTGGTAAAGGAGCCATCTGAGAAACGCAAGAGGAGGCAACTCTTACCTACACCTGGTAACATTCACGAAATGTGTCCATAAAAGCAATAGAGGAAGATAAAGCACAAACCATTGGAATGATCCATGAACTGAACATAGTGAAACAGTCAAAGCAATCAACACAAGGAGTATTCGACAAATTTGGCTCAAGGAAAGGAGTATGCGTTACACTAACAAAGTTACTGACTATTCTAAGCAATTTGTCCCAAAAACATCCAATGAGAGTTCGTTACTGATAGAGTTTAGTATTGATTTCCTCACAAACTCTCAACAATACTCAATCCGAAACACACACAAATGATCTACTGAACGAAACGGAAACAAATTAAACTCTGAATCCGAAATTGTTGAGAAACTTCGGCTTAAAAATCTCCTCAATACTCTCGTCTCGATGACTCTTTCTCTAAAATTTCATCTCACATATTAACCTATCCACTGTTGCTATATACGTTTTGAGATTCTCAAGCAAAATAGAAAACTAGGTAGAGTCTCAATATCTCTTATCAGAAATCAAAGCCTAAGCTGATGAAATTCAAATCTACGAGATCACATTAGGCCTAATTTCTCAAATGGAAGATCGAAAAACTCAAATCACTGACTGACGTGTCGATCCTATCCTTCAAACAAGGACAAATCACGAGTATCGATCAACAGGATATGAAATCGATTTTGAATAAGATGCAGTATTACGATCGGGGATGAAGAAACGTACCGCTGTCTCCGATCAAGAGAAGTTTT comes from the Brassica napus cultivar Da-Ae chromosome A7, Da-Ae, whole genome shotgun sequence genome and includes:
- the LOC106352840 gene encoding zinc finger protein ZAT18-like codes for the protein MKRDRSDYEESITDLDIVKSLMMLSQSFVVKQIEVQQSTRSRTNDNQFECKTCNRKFDSFQALGGHRASHKKPKLSIDQEQVKHRYNENAAHKCSICGQMFGTGQALGGHMRKHRESMRTEQPVVSSTVYPVLNRCNTSKCLDLNLTPLENDLVYVFGKNLADFKFVN
- the LOC106352841 gene encoding ras-related protein RABE1a-like; translated protein: MAAPPARGRADYDYLIKLLLIGDSGVGKSCLLLRFSDGSFTTSFITTIGIDFKIRTIELDGKRIKLQIWDTAGQERFRTITTAYYRGAMGILLVYDVTDESSFNNIRNWIRNIEQHASDNVNKILVGNKADMDESKRAVPTSKGQALADEYGIKFFETSAKTNLNVEEVFFSIGKDIKQRLADTDARAEPHTITINQSDQGAAGTSQATQKSACCG